DNA sequence from the Staphylococcus epidermidis genome:
ATGATTGAGATGCATGAACTCATTAAAGATTATTATCATTATGCTTTAATGAAAACAGTTGAAGGTGAGGAAGCCCTAAATTATTTACATGAACGCGGCTTTACGGATGACCTTATTAAAGAAAGAGAAATTGGATATGCACCTGATAACTCACATTTTTGTCATGATTTTCTTGAAAAAAAAGGATATGATATAGAACTAGCATTTGAAGCGGGTTTGTTATCTCGTAATGAAGAGAATTTCACATATTTTGATAGATTTAGAAATAGAATTATGTTTCCATTAAAGAATGGACAAGGACGAATTGTTGGGTATTCAGGACGGACATATACTGATCAAGAACCAAAATATTTAAATAGTCCAGAAACACCTATTTTCCAGAAGCGTAGAATTTTATATAATTTAAATAAAGCACGTAAATTTATTCGAAAGCAAGATGAAATTATTTTATTAGAAGGTTTCATGGATGTAATTAAATCAGATTATGCTGGTTTAAAACAAGTTGTCGCTAGTATGGGTACACAGTTATCACAAGAACATATTACTTTTTTACAAAAACTAACGCAAAATGTAACATTAATGTTTGATGGTGATTATGCTGGTAAAGAAGCTACTCTAAAAACTGGACAAGCACTGTTGAATCAAGGCTTAAATGTGTATGTGGTTCAACTACCTTCAGGTATGGATCCTGATGACTATATTAGAAAATATGATAACGAACAATTCTTAAAATTTGTTCAACAAGACAAACAATCATTTGTGCTATTTAAAGTTAAAATGTATCAAAATGAGATTAATCATAATGATCTTGCATACGAAAAACATTTTAAAGAAACTGTGCGAGACCTTTCTTTAGTCAATTCAGGTATCATTCGTAATAAACTTATTCAAAACATAGCTGATATATTTAAAGTTAATCCAGAAACCATTCAATATGAGTTAGATGCAACTTATCAACATCAGATGTCGTCGAACACTTATCCCACTTTTCAAGATGAGCCAAGCAAACAACAATTAATACTCGGTCGTCTGACTAAAAATGAGAAAGCAGAAAGAGCTTTAATTAAGCATTTAACGAAAGATAAAGATACTTTTTTGAATTATTATCAAAAAATTGTGCCAGAAGACTTTACAAATAGCTATTTAAAGCGTATATTTAGTTATTTGTACGACTATTATTCAAAAAATGATTATTATACAATTAGCGATATGATGCAATATATTGAATCTAATGAATTGAGAGAAGTTCTTATTGAATTAGATCAATATCATCTAAATGATGAACCTTATGAAAACGAAATAGAGGACTATATTCAAATTATTAAAAATAATAATAACGAAGATTCCTTAGAAAGTTTGAATTATAAATTAAGGGAAGCATCGCGTATTGGAGATTCAGAATTACAAAAATATTATTTGCAACTTATCGTTAACAAAAATAAAAATCGAATGTAAAAGCAATATTTAAAAGGATTTAATTTAAAATTCAAGAGTAGTTAATCGAATATGGTTACTTTAATTATTTATCGGGTAAATTTGTTATATCAGAACTTCAAAAGTGTATATTTATTCAATTGAACACCGCTTATTTAAGGTAATATCACTTGATTTTCACTTACTCAGTGTAATCTAGTGATTATTTAGAATATACAAATCATATTAAATTGATATAATATATAATTATTAATAGATTATCAGTATTTACTAAAATCGGGAGGCCTTTTCATGTCTGACAACCAAGTTAAAATTAAAAAGCAAACAATTGATCCGACTTTAACACTAGAAGATGTTAAAAAACAATTAATTGATAAAGGAAAAAAAGAAGGTCATTTAAGTCACGAAGAAATCGCTGAAAAACTGCAAAATTTTGAAATGGACTCAGATCAAATGGATGATTTCTTCGACCAATTGAATGACAATGACATTACACTTGTTAATGAAAAAGATAGTTCTGACACGGATGATAAAATCAATCCTAATGATTTGAGTGCCCCTCCTGGTGTCAAAATCAATGACCCAGTGCGTATGTATTTAAAGGAAATTGGTAGAGTTAATCTTTTAAGTGCTCAAGAAGAAATTGAGCTTGCAAAAAGAATTGAACAAGGTGATGAAATTGCTAAATCACGATTAGCTGAAGCAAACTTGCGTTTAGTTGTTAGTATTGCTAAACGATATGTTGGTCGTGGAATGTTATTCTTAGATTTGATTCAAGAAGGTAATATGGGCTTAATTAAAGCTGTGGAAAAGTTTGATTTTAGCAAAGGATTTAAATTTTCAACATATGCCACTTGGTGGATTAGACAAGCTATTACACGAGCAATTGCTGACCAAGCACGTACAATTCGAATACCAGTACACATGGTAGAAACGATTAATAAATTGATTCGTGTTCAACGTCAATTATTGCAAGATTTAGGAAGAGATCCAGCTCCTGAAGAAATTGGAGAAGAAATGGATTTACCACCAGAAAAAGTCAGAGAGATTTTAAAAATTGCACAAGAACCCGTTTCATTAGAGACGCCAATTGGTGAAGAAGATGATAGTCATTTAGGAGATTTCATTGAGGACCAAGAAGCTCAAAGTCCATCTGACCATGCAGCATACGAATTGTTAAAAGAACAATTAGAAGATGTTTTAGATACACTTACTGACAGAGAAGAAAATGTTTTACGTTTACGTTTTGGTTTAGATGATGGACGAACAAGAACACTAGAAGAAGTTGGAAAAGTATTCGGTGTAACACGTGAAAGAATTCGTCAGATTGAAGCAAAAGCTTTAAGAAAACTAAGACATCCTAGTCGAAGTAAACGTCTTAAAGATTTCATGGATTAAATTAAAGGAATAAGACATTGGCGTTTGAATTATTAATTAATAGTAATGTCGTTTAACTAAATCATCACACTAAAGAAGGGTGGGATAGTGAATTCAAATTTCTTATTACTGAATTCTATCCTACTCTTTTTTAATACATATAAGGAGTTTAAAAATGATTAACCTTAACCAAAGATTATCAATTGTATGCTCATTTATTAAAAGAGGAACATTGGCTGATATTGGCTCAGACCACGCATATCTACCTATATATGCAATTCAAAACGACTTATGCACAAAAGCAATAGCGGGAGAAGTGATTCAAGGACCTTATAAGGCTGCTAAAAGAAATATTGCAAATTATGAATTAAATCAACAGGTTGATGTACGTCTAGGCGATGGTCTAAGCGTTATAAACTCAGAAGACCAAATTGATAATATAACTGTTTGTGGTATGGGAGGGCCATTAATTGCAAAAATATTAAACGATGGAAAAGATAAATTAGTTAACCATCCAAGACTCATACTACAAAGCAACATACAAACTCAAGCATTAAGACAAACTCTTAATAAACTTTCATATGAAATCGTTGATGAAAGAATCATTGAGGAAAAGGGTCACATATATGAAATCGTGGTAGCTGAGTTTAATAATAACTTAGTTAAATTAAATATATTACAAGAAAAATTCGGACCATTTTTACTTAGAGAATGTAATAACATTTTTCAAAAAAAATGGCAAAGAGAGTTAGAAGCACTGCGTGATATAAAATCCCAATTGAATTCAACATCACATCATGAGAGACTAAAAGAAATAGAAGATGAAATTAACTTAATACAAGAGGTGTTAATTAATGAAAATTAGTGAACTGATGGAAGTTTTAAATAATCACGTTCCATTTCATCAAGCTGAATCATGGGATAATGTAGGATTATTAATTGGTAATGATAAGTTAGATATTACAGGTATTCTGACAACACTCGACTGCACCGATGATGTTGTTAACCAAGCAATTGAACTTAATACCAATACCATCATTGCTCATCATCCACTTATTTTCAAAGGAGTAAAACGTATCGTTGAAGATGGATATGGTAGTATAATTCGTAAACTTATCCAAAATAATATCAATCTTATAGCATTACACACTAATCTTGATGTAAATCCTAAAGGTGTCAATCGAATGTTAGCGGATCAAATAGGTTTAGAGAACATATCAATGATTAATACAAATAGCTCATATTATTACAAAGTTCAAACTTTTATACCTAAAAATTATATTGAAGATTTCAAAGACAGTTTAAACGAACTTGGATTAGCTAAAGAAGGTAATTACGAATATTGTTTCTTTGAAAGTGAAGGTAAAGGGCAATTTAAACCAGTAGGTGATGCAAGTCCTTATATAGGGAAGTTAGATAGTATCGAATATGTTGATGAAATAAAACTTGAGTTTATGATAAAAGACAATGAATTAGAAATAACTAAACGTGCTATTTTAGATAATCACCCATACGAAACACCAGTTTTTGATTTTATTAAAATGAACAAAGAAAGTGAGTATGGATTAGGGATTATTGGACAATTAAACCAAACTATGACTTTAGATGAATTTTCTGAATATGCCAAAAAACAGCTCAATATACCGAGCGTACGATATACAGGTCAACATGATAGTCCAATTAAGAAAGTAGCTATCATAGGTGGTTCAGGTATAGGATTTGAGTATAAAGCTAGCCAACTTGGAGCAGATGTTTTTGTTACTGGTGATATTAAACACCATGATGCTTTAGATGCTAAAATCCAAAATGTAAATTTATTAGACATCAATCATTATAGTGAGTATGTTATGAAAGAAGGATTAAAAGAATTATTAGAAAAATGGTTATTTAAATATGAAAATCAATTTCCAATATATGCTTCTGAAATCAACACAGATCCATTTAAATATAAATAAATGTTATTGATAAACATTTAAAGGAGAACAAATTATGTCAAAACATCCATTTGAACACTTTAATTTAGATGAGAATTTAATTGAAGCTGTTAAAAATCTCAATTTTGAAAAACCGACTGAAATCCAAAATAGAATCATACCGAGAATTCTTAAAGGAACAAATTTAATAGGACAATCTCAAACTGGAACTGGAAAGTCACACGCTTTTCTTTTACCATTAATTCAACTTATAGAAAGTGACATTCAAGAGCCACAAGCCATCGTAGTAGCTCCAACACGTGAACTTGCTCAGCAACTATATCAAGTTGCTATGCATTTAGTAAAATTCAAAAAAGGTATAAATGTAAAACTTTTCATTGGTGGTACCGATTTAGAAAAAGATAAACAACGATGTAGCCATCAACCACAACTCATTATTGGTACACCAACAAGAATTAATGATTTAGCACATTCAGGTTATCTTCATGCACATTTAGCGTCATATTTAATTATAGATGAAGCTGATTTAATGATTGACCTCGGTCTCATTGAAGATGTTGACCATATTGCAGCGAGATTAGATGATGAAAATGCTCATCTAGCGGTATTTAGTGCAACAATACCTAAATCATTACAACCATTTTTAAATAAATATTTAAGTCAACCAGAATTTGTAGAAGTTGATGGCAAAGCTCATAATAAAGAAAATATCGAATTTTATCTAATTCCTACAAAAGGTTCTGCTAAGGTAGATAAAACATTGGAATTGATAGATATATTGAATCCTTATCTATGTATTATTTTCTGTAACAGTCGTGAAAATGCCGATGAATTGGCAGACACTTTAAATAAAGAAGGAATTAAAATAGGTATGATTCATGGTGGTTTAACACCAAGAGAACGTAAACAACAAATGAAAAGAATAAGAAATTTAGATTTTCAATTTGTCATTGCAAGCGATCTTGCTTCTAGAGGAATAGATATTGAAGGCGTAAGTCATGTTATTAATTTCGATGTACCCAATGATATCGATTTCTTCACACATCGCGTAGGTCGAACAGGAAGAGGTAATTATAAAGGTGTAGCCATTACATTATATAGTCCTGATGAAGAAAGTAATATTACTCTTATTGAAGACAGAGGTTATAAATTTGAAAATGTAGATATTAAGAATGGTGAATTAAAACCGATAAAGGCATACAATATGCGTAAATCAAGACAGCGCAAAGATGACCATTTAACAAATGAAGTTAAACACAAAGTAAGAAGTAAATCAAAACGTAAAGTTAAACCAGGCTATAAAAAGAAGTTTAAACAAGAAGTTGAAAAAATGAAACGTCAAGAAAGAAAGCAGTATAGTAAAAAGCAAAATAGACAAAAACGAAAAAATAATAAAGGATAGGTGAAATGAATGTTAATAGGATCACATGTTTCAATGAGTGGCAAAAAAATGCTGCAAGGGTCAGCAGAAGAAGCACATAAATATGGTGAATCTACATTTATGATTTATACAGGTGCGCCTCAAAATACAAGACGTAAAAATATTGAAGATTTAAATATCGAAAAAGGCCAGCAGGCAATGAAAACATATGGCTTATCAAATATCGTTGTACATGCACCATATATCATTAACATTGCAAATACAACCAAACCTGAAGTATTTAATTTAGGAGTCGACTTTCTACAAAAAGAAATCGAAAGAACTCAAGCGCTCGGAGCGAAAGATATTGTACTGCATCCTGGAGCGCATGTCGGAGCAGGTGTAGATAAAGGAATTCAAAAAATTATTGAAGGACTTAATGAAGTACTCACACATGATAATGATGTAAGAATAGCACTTGAAACTATGGCGGGTAAAGGAACAGAAGTAGGGAGATCTTTTGAAGAAATTGCTCAAATAATTGATGGTGTTACACATAATGATCGCTTATCAGTATGTTTTGATACGTGCCACACTCATGATGCCGGTTATAACGTCAAAGAAGATTTCGATGGTGTACTAGAAAAATTCGACAGCATAATTGGAGTAGATCGAATTAAAGTAGTACATGTTAATGACAGTAAAAACCTAAGAGGTGCTCAGAAGGATCGTCACGAAAATATCGGCTTTGGTCATATTGGCTTTGATGCACTTAATTACGTAGTACATCATGATACTTTTAAAAATATTCCCAAAATATTAGAAACTCCATATGTTGGTGAAGATAAAAAAAATAAAAAACCACCGTATAAATTAGAAATAGACATGTTAAAATCACAAAAATTTGATCCAGAACTCAAAAACAAAATTTTAACTCAATAAAATATTTATAAAATTAAGCCATTCATCGTCTTTTCATTCAGTGAATGGCTTAATTATTTCATCATGTTAAATAAAAATAACATCGTTTTAATTGCGACTATAAAGTCACTAGACTAATTATAGAACAAGCAAAACTATATGTAATTTAAAATAGTCGTAAACATTACTATTTACATAAAAATTAATAAGTTGTATAGTTATATGCGAGGTGAAAACCATGACAACACCAGTTTTTGAATTACGAAATTTAGATTATTATTTCGATAATAAGCATGTATTAGAGAACATAAATATCAAAATTAATCAGGGAGAATTTTTAGCAATTGTTGGTCCGAACGGGGCAGGCAAATCTACTTTACTAAAAGTTATACTAGGGCTATTGCCTATACAAAAGGGCGAGATAATTGTTGATGGAAAACCATTTAAAGGTAATAAATCTTCATTGAAAATTAGCTATGTTTCTCAAAAAGCTTCTGCCTTCAATGCAGGTTTCCCAGCTAGTGTAAAGGAAGTTGTTTTAAGTGGTCTGACTAAAACAAAAAAATTATTTCAAAGATTTAATAAAAATGACTATCAAAAAGTCACAAAGGTATTAGAGAGATTAAATATATCTCATTTAATAAATAAAAATATAGCTGAACTATCTGGTGGTCAACAACAACGTGTACTTATTGCTAGAGCACTTATTTCAGACCCAAGTGTGCTAGTGTTAGATGAACCTACAAACGGAATTGATGCAAAACATGTAAGCAAATTTTACGATACACTTGATAAATTAAAAAAACAGGGGATTACAATAATTTTAGTCACTCACGATATTGGCGTTGTAGCAGATACCGCTACTGAAGTAGCATGTTTAAATAAACATCTTCATTTCCACGGTTCCACAGAAGCATTTAAGTCTTTAGATGAAGTTGAAATTTCAAAAATTTATGGTCATCCTATTCAATTTGTTGATCATCAACACAACCGAACATGTTGTAATGAGGGAAATGAATAAATTTATATTAGAAACAAAGAGGAAGTGTAACTTTTGATAGATGCGTTATTAAATTTTGATTTTATTAGATATTCTTTGATTAGCGGTCTGCTTATTGGCTTTATCGCACCATTAATAGGTGCATTTATTGTAGTTCGGAGACTATCTTTAATTGCTGACGCTTTAAGCCACGTGACATTAGGTGGTATTTCCTTTGGTATGTTTTTGCTTACCATTATTCCAGTTTTCTCAGTAATAAACCCTATGTGGTTTGGTATTCTTTTTGCTGTTATTGGAGCGTTATTAATTGAAAAATTAAGGACTTCGTTTTCTAATTATCAAGAAATTGCAATTCCTATTATAATGAGCGCTGGTATTGCTCTAAGTGCTATTTTTATTTCTCTAGCAGATGGTTTTAATCAAGAAATCGTAGGCCTACTATTTGGATCAATTAGTGCAGTAAATATTAGTGATTTAACTACAATTATTATCATTACAATAATTGTTCTCATATTTATTGTTTTATTTTATAAAGAATTGTTTATTTTATCATTTGACGAAGAATATAGTAAGGTCATAGGTATACCAAAGTGGATTCAATTTTTATTTATAGTAATTGTTGCTATGGTAATATCTGCATCAATGAGAGTTGTAGGTATATTATTAGTAAGCGCGTTAATAACTCTTCCTATAGCAATTTCAATGAGAATAACTAAAGGATTTAAACAATTAATAGCATTAAGTGTTATATTAGGAGAATTATCTGTAATTCTAGGATTAATTATAGCTTTTTATATGAATATATCACCTGGT
Encoded proteins:
- the dnaG gene encoding DNA primase, whose amino-acid sequence is MRIDQSVIDEIKNKTDILDLVSEYVKLEKRGRNYIGLCPFHDEKTPSFTVSEDKQICHCFGCKKGGNVFQFTQEIKDVSFVEAVKDLGERVNIQVDIGQNQTNSSTKIASDELKMIEMHELIKDYYHYALMKTVEGEEALNYLHERGFTDDLIKEREIGYAPDNSHFCHDFLEKKGYDIELAFEAGLLSRNEENFTYFDRFRNRIMFPLKNGQGRIVGYSGRTYTDQEPKYLNSPETPIFQKRRILYNLNKARKFIRKQDEIILLEGFMDVIKSDYAGLKQVVASMGTQLSQEHITFLQKLTQNVTLMFDGDYAGKEATLKTGQALLNQGLNVYVVQLPSGMDPDDYIRKYDNEQFLKFVQQDKQSFVLFKVKMYQNEINHNDLAYEKHFKETVRDLSLVNSGIIRNKLIQNIADIFKVNPETIQYELDATYQHQMSSNTYPTFQDEPSKQQLILGRLTKNEKAERALIKHLTKDKDTFLNYYQKIVPEDFTNSYLKRIFSYLYDYYSKNDYYTISDMMQYIESNELREVLIELDQYHLNDEPYENEIEDYIQIIKNNNNEDSLESLNYKLREASRIGDSELQKYYLQLIVNKNKNRM
- the rpoD gene encoding RNA polymerase sigma factor RpoD; this encodes MSDNQVKIKKQTIDPTLTLEDVKKQLIDKGKKEGHLSHEEIAEKLQNFEMDSDQMDDFFDQLNDNDITLVNEKDSSDTDDKINPNDLSAPPGVKINDPVRMYLKEIGRVNLLSAQEEIELAKRIEQGDEIAKSRLAEANLRLVVSIAKRYVGRGMLFLDLIQEGNMGLIKAVEKFDFSKGFKFSTYATWWIRQAITRAIADQARTIRIPVHMVETINKLIRVQRQLLQDLGRDPAPEEIGEEMDLPPEKVREILKIAQEPVSLETPIGEEDDSHLGDFIEDQEAQSPSDHAAYELLKEQLEDVLDTLTDREENVLRLRFGLDDGRTRTLEEVGKVFGVTRERIRQIEAKALRKLRHPSRSKRLKDFMD
- a CDS encoding tRNA (adenine(22)-N(1))-methyltransferase, whose translation is MINLNQRLSIVCSFIKRGTLADIGSDHAYLPIYAIQNDLCTKAIAGEVIQGPYKAAKRNIANYELNQQVDVRLGDGLSVINSEDQIDNITVCGMGGPLIAKILNDGKDKLVNHPRLILQSNIQTQALRQTLNKLSYEIVDERIIEEKGHIYEIVVAEFNNNLVKLNILQEKFGPFLLRECNNIFQKKWQRELEALRDIKSQLNSTSHHERLKEIEDEINLIQEVLINEN
- a CDS encoding Nif3-like dinuclear metal center hexameric protein; amino-acid sequence: MKISELMEVLNNHVPFHQAESWDNVGLLIGNDKLDITGILTTLDCTDDVVNQAIELNTNTIIAHHPLIFKGVKRIVEDGYGSIIRKLIQNNINLIALHTNLDVNPKGVNRMLADQIGLENISMINTNSSYYYKVQTFIPKNYIEDFKDSLNELGLAKEGNYEYCFFESEGKGQFKPVGDASPYIGKLDSIEYVDEIKLEFMIKDNELEITKRAILDNHPYETPVFDFIKMNKESEYGLGIIGQLNQTMTLDEFSEYAKKQLNIPSVRYTGQHDSPIKKVAIIGGSGIGFEYKASQLGADVFVTGDIKHHDALDAKIQNVNLLDINHYSEYVMKEGLKELLEKWLFKYENQFPIYASEINTDPFKYK
- a CDS encoding DEAD/DEAH box helicase, producing MSKHPFEHFNLDENLIEAVKNLNFEKPTEIQNRIIPRILKGTNLIGQSQTGTGKSHAFLLPLIQLIESDIQEPQAIVVAPTRELAQQLYQVAMHLVKFKKGINVKLFIGGTDLEKDKQRCSHQPQLIIGTPTRINDLAHSGYLHAHLASYLIIDEADLMIDLGLIEDVDHIAARLDDENAHLAVFSATIPKSLQPFLNKYLSQPEFVEVDGKAHNKENIEFYLIPTKGSAKVDKTLELIDILNPYLCIIFCNSRENADELADTLNKEGIKIGMIHGGLTPRERKQQMKRIRNLDFQFVIASDLASRGIDIEGVSHVINFDVPNDIDFFTHRVGRTGRGNYKGVAITLYSPDEESNITLIEDRGYKFENVDIKNGELKPIKAYNMRKSRQRKDDHLTNEVKHKVRSKSKRKVKPGYKKKFKQEVEKMKRQERKQYSKKQNRQKRKNNKG
- a CDS encoding deoxyribonuclease IV, whose protein sequence is MLIGSHVSMSGKKMLQGSAEEAHKYGESTFMIYTGAPQNTRRKNIEDLNIEKGQQAMKTYGLSNIVVHAPYIINIANTTKPEVFNLGVDFLQKEIERTQALGAKDIVLHPGAHVGAGVDKGIQKIIEGLNEVLTHDNDVRIALETMAGKGTEVGRSFEEIAQIIDGVTHNDRLSVCFDTCHTHDAGYNVKEDFDGVLEKFDSIIGVDRIKVVHVNDSKNLRGAQKDRHENIGFGHIGFDALNYVVHHDTFKNIPKILETPYVGEDKKNKKPPYKLEIDMLKSQKFDPELKNKILTQ
- a CDS encoding metal ABC transporter permease, translating into MIDALLNFDFIRYSLISGLLIGFIAPLIGAFIVVRRLSLIADALSHVTLGGISFGMFLLTIIPVFSVINPMWFGILFAVIGALLIEKLRTSFSNYQEIAIPIIMSAGIALSAIFISLADGFNQEIVGLLFGSISAVNISDLTTIIIITIIVLIFIVLFYKELFILSFDEEYSKVIGIPKWIQFLFIVIVAMVISASMRVVGILLVSALITLPIAISMRITKGFKQLIALSVILGELSVILGLIIAFYMNISPGGVIVVLLVLMLILTMIIQKLKIKFKKGVV